TAAGGCAAACCCGAACGGTTCACTTGGCCATTCTCTGAAAAACCCAGGTAGAGTGAAAACTGGACGACGAAAGATTGAATTGAAGTCGGAAACTACTATGGCTGATTCCCGAAGCAGAAAACGGAGAGAAGTCGCGCCCAGTTTTGGCCGAGAAGGCGAGTCAAGAAAACAGGAGAAGCTAAAATCAGGGGCAGAATCGAGTGTTGCTGAATTATCTGACCTCATCGAAGATAAACCAGCGAGGCTGAATCAAGATGATGTGATCCTGAGTTACATTGGATCGGATAGTCCCATTGGATTCGTTGGTTCCCTCTGTCGCTGCTTGGAAGCTGACGGAATTCGCGTTTTCAGAGTTGGCGACATCCCATCTATTCTACCCGAAGAACTTCGGCTATCGGTCTCCAGCTCCAACATCTACATACCTATCTTTTCAACAGCCTATGCTAATAGCCCTCAGTGCCTTGAGACGCTCGCACTCATGGTAGAGCATTCGTCTAGATCAGGAGGGAAGAAAGAGATCCTGCCCGTTTTCTACCATGTGGAACGGTCTGATGTGCAGCTGGACCAAAAATCACGCTACAGAGACGTCCTGGACGAGCACAAGCAGGAATTTGGGGGAGAGAAAGTCAAGCTGTGGGAGACGGCTCTTGTGGGGGCTGGTAAAATCAAGGGATGGGAACGAAGCTCATATAAAATGTATGTTGCATTAAAtctgtcttcttttcttgtagGTTTCTTCTGATTTATTTGCTCAATCGACGGAGGTAATGTCGAGAATGTCAGGAAAGGAAGCCCAACGACATTTTCCCAGcaaaaaaagcaaatattggTTGACTCTGGTGTATTCTAAATTGTTTTGCTCACTTGCTTGGGTTTATGATTGTTACCGAGCCTGTTTCAAAGCTTTATGGGGACTAaactagagaaaaaaagaggaaattattgATGGGAATTAACTGGGTTAACATTTTcaattccctcttcttcctttttcaggCCAAATCTTTCTCTCGAATTGACCCTGTTTACACTACATATCTGAGTTTGGCTCAGTGAACTATCTTTAAAACTTCATTCTGTTCAGCCACATAATCGTGTAATTCTGTAATTCAACCCATGGTTGAGTGATATTTTCACTCGATGGCAAACTGTGAGAATATAATCCATTGTTTGGACCAAATACTTGCTGCAATAGCATTATGCAACGTTCACACAATTACTACACATCAGTGTGTATGTTTATATCTTTACATCAGGTAAATTATGTTCTGCATAAAGTTTCAGTGATCTTTTAGCTCATTGATTGCCATTTCATTATGTAGTGCGTTGGGTTAACATTTTTATGAGCCATTTGAAGTTTCAGTGATCTTTTAATGGTTTGGAACTGAGATTTTTTCTGCCTTGGCAGTGAAAAGGAACTTATCACAGCCATCGTTGGAGAAATTTTGTTTAAGTTGATGATAGCACACAATCATGTGTCTGAGGATCTATCCACTGGTGATAATCCCATGTTATCTGACAGGACCTTGGTATATTTCTTCGCTCACATTCTCTTCTCGTCTCGAGTACTCTCTCCTAAAGACTGTAACTGTTGATGAAGCTAGTTTCAGCTCGAGTGTGTTTTACATCAAATAGATAAAAAGTCTAATTACCACGAAATATTTTTACGTCATTTTTACAGTCGTTGTAAAGTtagaatatgatataaaaaGGAAGGCAAACGCATGAAGTGAACCTCCAAGATAATGCAAGTCATCGTCTTAACTCTGAAGTAGCTTGcatatacttcaattttttCAGTAGCTAATTACCCTTGATTTTAGCCATTATGGATCTTGAACATCTAAATGAGATCTCATGGTAAACTCCTGCTTAATTTATCACTGTGGCAACTCAGAGATGCTCTCTGATAAGGCTGGTCATCACCTTTCTGTGCTTCCTTTTGCAAAGGACAAGAAACGGGTGTGTGTTAAGCCAGATTAGGCTTTTTTTATGTTTAGTAAGCCAGTTTGCTTACtagatttttccataatagaGACAGCGCATAACTTTAGCTTAAATGAGATGCATGTAGTGAATGATTGTGTGGAGGAACTTCAGAGGAGTTTATCTTCAACAACCTGTCTTCTGTGTCAGCTAAATATTAGTTACAACATCTCAACTAGCAAGGCATATAATTGATTGGCAGGCACAATCAAAGCACATGTCTCAGAGAATGGCATTTTCATCTGGAACTTACAGTGCCACATCTGTATATTTCTTCATTTCTCCTCTTATCTAACATTCTCCTAAACTTAAGTACCTTTATAGGAGCTTGAAGACAGTGAAGAATCGAAAATAATGGATTTATTGGAACTGGAAGTAAGCGATGTACGAATTGTTGGAATCCATGGGAGAGATGGCATTGGAAAGACTGCTCTTGCCAAGATCATATATGATAAAATATCCCTTCGCTTTGACGCTTGCAGTTTTCTTGCTGAGATTGAAGAAACAACACGGCAACCTGGAGGTGTTCACTATCTTCAAACCAAGTTGatctataatattttaaaaagagagcATGAGGTTGCTTCTGCTTTCGAAGGAGTACAATTTTTCAAAGAGATATTTAGGAGTATGAAAGTTCTTATTGTTATTGATGATGTGGAGAAGGCATCCCTCCTCAAGGAGTTTGTAGGAGCTGAGCTTGATTGGTTTGGCTGTGGAAGTAGAGTAATTGTCACCTCAAAAGAAAGCAGAGTTCTTCAAGGGTTTGTTGCTCGAGGGTTGGCTCATACTTACAATGTTAATCTGATGGATGGTAATCGAGCTTTCAACTTTTTCTGGCAGTATGCTGCAACTGGAAAGAGCGATGAACTACGATCTTATGTTAATATTGCAATTGAAATAGTGAAGGCTGCGATGGGACTTCCACTACTTGTCAAagtttttggttcttttttgcAATATAAAGGACTGGAAGAATGGATTAAATTCAAAGATCTCATGCAACAATTTCAGGAAGATTACCAGAAGATTCTGAGTATAATTTATGATACTTTAGGTAAAGGTCTAAAGCTGATGTATCTTAATCTTGCAAGTTTTCCCCCGGATGTGGATTGTCGGATTGCCTCACTCGTGTGGTGTCAGcttcctcgtcctcctcgtccttctcatcctcatcttcctcATCCGATCATTCAGCCTCATCATTTTAATCATCCTGTCAGTGTCCTTTGTCAAATGTCCCTAATAGAAATCGACGAGAATAAGTTAGGCATGCACAGCATGCTGAGGTGCCTTGCCAGGGAGATTGTCCACGAACGTTTCCACGATCCAGGAACAGGTGCTGAATTGTACGGTCCTGCCATAGCCCAGGAcaggaagaaggggaaaagggTACGTTGGGGGAAAAAAGTAGCATTTGAGCTTCTATAtgtttttcgattttctttacCTCATGGGAGTTTAGGCATCCATAGTAACTATTTCATTGTCTGATGACTTTCAcgtttcttttgttgacttttttgGTCCTTCATACAGAAAAGAGACCACCTGGAAACTAAAGAGGCAGGCTGTGAGATCCTGCCGAGCACGACTTTTCTCAGCTTGGGTCGTGCCAATATTGGTAGACAATTTGCAGGTGCCTTGTTGAACGTTCGGTGGCTTCAGTGGCAAGGGTGCCCTCAAGATGCGATCAGCATGCatttagagaaaaatgagaACCTAGTCATTCTTGATCTTTCCTGGAGTAAGGTTACAGAGTCCTGGGGAGGTTGGAATAGAATAAAGGTGGGTTTATAGCTCATTTGTTGTTGTCTTCGTGTTTGCCCTTAAGTACATTGAGAGTTCTACGTCATATGAACTTTTTTCCCCTGTTTTGCAGATGGAGTGTTTGAAAGTCTTGAATCTTAAAGGTTGTACGGACCTATTAGTTACCCCCAGCTTCTCTTGTTGCCCAAATTTGGAGATACTGATCCTTAAGCGATGTTCTCGATTGGTTCATTTAGATTCttcaattaatgatttgaagtcCTTGGTTACCTTGAATTTGAAGTTTTGCTCTGAACTTAGCATGTTGCCAGTGAAAATGGATGGGCTGAATGCTTTGGAAGAGCTCCTGATTGATGGCACTTCTGTACGAGAACTTCCTACATCGATAGGCAAATTGGTTCGACTGCAAATTCTTAGTGCCACTAATTGCTTGTCATTGGTTCGTTTTCCTGGTTCATTTTGTGAACTTAAAGCTCTTTCAGAGCTAGCCTTGGATAACGCGAAAATTCTTGAACTCCCCGAGTCAATAGGAGACTTGGGATATCTTAGACGCTTGTCTTTGAAGGACTGTCGTGGGCTTGGAAAGCTTCCGGAATCCATTGGCAAATTGGGGCACTCATTAGAAAAGTTGGATATTTCAGGTACGGGTGTTTCGAGTTTGCCCGATTCAACTAAAAACCTGCGGAGATTGAAAGTGTTGAAAATGGATTCTTGTTTCATAAGAGAATTTCCTTATATTGGAAAGTTGATTTCCCTGGAAGAAGTACATGCCTCCTGGTGCAGGAGTTTGGAGGGAATCTTTTCAAGTGATATTGTGTGCCTTTATTCTCTCAGAGAACTGAGGCTTCGAGGTACTCGTATATCGAGCCTTCCATCAGAAATACAGTTCTTGCCAAGACTTCAGACTCTGGATTTGCTACACTGCAACTTTCTCAAAGAGTTGCCTACGCTTCCCCGTAACCTAACGAGCCTTGATGTCGATCACGACTTGAAGCAAAAAATGTTAGGATCTTCAAATTTCAGCCGTTGGTGGCATTTATTGCAATAAGTAATACAGTGTTAGTTTGGATCAGATTGTTTGACTGTTGTCATTTGATGTGGTTCGTAGGGTTGGTTACATTATGCTCCAGGCAATTATAGAATTGTGTCAACCTACTCTTCTCAATTGAATATGTTCCCGCTTGCTTAAATTTCTAGTATTCATTTCAATGTGGTGTATATGCATCGATTTAACATAGTCATGAGTTTTTATGACTATCGGTAATATTTTCATAGCAACTACGATAATCTAACAATACATATGCATTGAATAAGAGAAAACACTCATGTCATTGCAAATTAACCATAGAGGAATGCTTTGTGCCGTTGGAAATTAGCTGTATTGTAATTTGTATATATTAGGCGTAAATTACTTTCCCAAACTATGACTGCGTTGCACAATAGCACTGATTTTTAGAAGTTACATATTATCCTCTTGggctttgatttttgtttttgtcactATTTTTTCCCTCTGCATCGCAAATTAAACGTCCCTGAATAGGGACTTGCTCATTTTTCTTGACTAGAATAATCTCTACTACATGGTGAATGAagttaagaaaatagaaatgatGTATGACTAATGAAGTTAACAATGATACGGTTGAGtttgtaaagaaaaataatttaatccaTACTCAATTAACAAACTTAACGGAGAtgtagattaaaaaattagccattgcagaaaaatcaaaattcaagaattaacTCGTAATTTTTCAGAGCTCGGGATTTATTGTGCAACGGTATCAGAGCtccgattcattttcaaattcgGGAGCTATTGTGAAATAATGCCTAATTATCCCTAATATTATGATTGTTTGGGCCACCAGAAACGGTTCACTTGTACAGTTGTCAGATTGTACATAATACTCTTGGGATCATCATCAAgatgaaaagtacaaaaatccAAATGGGTTGGATCTATAAACCTATTAAACAATAAAGTCAGCGGTAGTTATCTATCAGAATACTTACCATTAAAGCACTTGTACATTCAACAGTTCAAATTTTAGATCAGTTGACAATTATCTCTGTTCTATCTATAAAATAGATGAGCTATATTGAGTTCGAACTTATTTTTGGTTTCAGCTTTGTATCTTTTCTTGAGCTGCCCATCAACAATTGTTGCAATCTTCGGTATGGAAAAATTATGTCGTTGGAAATTAACTGTAGAGATTATGTTTTACATCGTTGAAAATTAGTCGTATTGTACGTATTAGTTGCTGAAGAAAGCAATTAAACTTGTGAATGATCAGCATTTTcataatgaaatatttcatttataaatcttttgtgttTGAAGCCCCAACTGGGACTACACATCCAAGTTACACTAACTGCATGTTCTTTTATAGGCAGCTCACCTGTTGGAGTGTAGATCATCAACGTGTTTGTTTTTGGTCAAAGTTTTAATTTGAGCTATGGGTGATCGATTCCCGGATGGTTCTCAACCTAGTGATGCCAGACTTTCTAGGGTGAATCTTGACCTAAAAGATAAAAACCTGCCCAAACTTATAAACCACATTACATCTCAGCATGAAAGGGTTGGTCTTGCTTCCTTTAGCGGTTGAGAAAAACCTCGCACAAGTCTTGTCTCCTCCTAGGACCGCATGAGGTTATAAACCATTACTAGGTAGTTTAGTGTTGGAATTAGGATACGAATTTTAGAGGAAATAACATAATCGGCGTCAAGATTTGTTTGGGTTTAAGGTAATTAATTTTGGGGAAGAAAtgaatttaaggtaaattagTTATAATTTCCATAAAAGCATATGCCGTTCGATTTAACTTGACATAGGAAATGAGGTTTTCTATGTAGTACGTCAATCACAATATTGCATTTTTGCACTCCGGCcaccaaaaagttaaaaaattacattttgcaTTTTGATTCATGATTGGGCGTCTTTTGTCCTGAATATCTGCTTATGCTCAGAAACGTACATGCAAGGCATGGTTAAAGTTATGTGTTGAATACTTGATTCATTTCCTTCGGGTTGCACCAATTTTGATGTTGGAGAAAACATCTTCTCGGATCATCCAATATATATCTTGCTAATGCTTCAATAAGTTATAAGAATCTCATTCAATATATAAGTATCGATTGAGACAGGATAAGTAATGGTGAAAATTCTTCGATGATTTCTCACTAtctaattattttcctttttactttttggatGTAACAAATAGATGATATCATTGGTCATTGAATGCAGCTCACTGGTGTGGATAGAGATAGACCATCTTTATTCCGACCAAGGAACCTCATGAAGTCACATTTTCATTAACTAACACattcttttgaaatcttgacagaagttcatttttttgttgtttggctAGAGCAACGATAACATCATGTGGAGGTCCGGCTTCCATATGGATAGCTAGGTAAAACAAAAGTCACATACCAACCAAAGTCATTCATATCTATTTCCACAAAGCTTTAAACTAATGGCATGTAATGGATCATATTTGACTCCATCAAGACAATTGAAATCCAATAGTACATGTTTCTAGACGGTTCATTCAAGGACACACCAAAAACACCTTCCTTTGGCTTTGGTTCTTGTCGTGACCTACCCCTCAGGAGAGAGAATAGGTTTAGTGAGATTATCTAAAAGACGGGCCCAAGGGCATAATTAGGAGCGAGCTCTCCCAAATCCATATCTTGTGCGATATTAATGTGTTCGTAAAAATGTTTCAATGATGAGTCACTACTCACCTATTGAAGTAGGCTTAAAAACTAAGTGAAGCATGtgagtgtacctcactttctaTACAATCAGAGAGTTTGAGAttaaggacttgattacactaataaACAATCGGTACCATTtgggtacctaatcttatttctttcaaaagattttctgtTAGGTAGTCTAGATTGATTTTAGATCTATCTACTAGTATGTGAGATGACTATGCGAGTACGCAGTTATTAACATAACAATCAATAACTAAAGTGACATTGAACAAATTACATTAGGAGAGCAAGAATCTAGCATTTTTAAATAAGGAGCATGCCGCCTCTAACTAAGCTAAATGGAAACCATAATTAACATAAGGAAAGTGTGTAATCAAGGGCATTCATCTCTAAGGACAATTGGGCACAATTTTAGATATAAAAGGATCCCCTTTTTAAGAGGAGATCAtccaaaaactattttaaagctttttggggaattctattttttttttttttgaattttttggggattttccaaattttttatgaatttttggggattttccaaatttttatgaatttttgaattttccaaaattttaaaatttgttgattttatttttctgtatttttatgcagttattgaatttttaaaatttctatgaattttatttaatatcttataaaaattttcttatttataattttttttatgatttttattaattaattaatcttttaaaaattttcatgattttctttttatgagttctaatattgttaaaaaaaggAATTCGGACCGGGTTTCTTGGGTCCGAAGATCACCCGTCCACATATAGCTCGGAATCAACCCGAACTTAACAAATTCTAGTTGCGCCCAAATTCCTCAAACCCATGAAAACAGAAGAGACGAATGGCCATGTGTGAGGGCTATGAAGCCCTCATTGTGGTTGGCGAGGGAGTTGTGACTTGTGAGCCTTTGCCCACATTGCGAGCCATAGTGAGCGTTGCGGCCCTCATTGTGACCGGTTAGGGCCGGCGGGATGCGGTGCCCTCATGGGCCACCTGTAAGGGTTGTGACACTCACCTGTTGTTGGCGAACGCATAGTGGTCTTCAATCCTATGTAAAAATAgaggaaacaagaagaaaaaagaagaagaaaaaatcaataaataattcgAAGACTGTCACCTAAATTGGCTGACAATGAATGGATTATTACTTCAACGATAaatggccaaaattagctagatctagccaaaattagcttaaaaaattaaattagcaattcgttaaaatgtttaggattagtTTGATAAATCgttaatagatttagaattaaatcaacacaattgaaatatttatgaacgAATTGGCAagttgtcaaaatgtttaggattgaattagccgTAACATGGCAAATTTAAAACTTTATGGataattttcttgtattttgtaCGTCTCTACCATTAGTATGGAGTACCACTAGCATCAACCCTAATCTCCTATTAGTTTAGTGATGattagaggtggcaaaatgggtcttagatccatatataacccatttaaatcataaatagatcacttatttttggaagaaactagttaaatgggtttagtAATTAAAAACTTAAGATGGGTGAgtcttaagtgggtcttaaatatgttggatttagaacccattttcaaccaaaacctcacaatctctctcttctctctttaactttacaattttttttttttataaaaatcgaaattataattatttttcattttaattttctttttttttttttttttctttcttcttcctccttttggtGGTCGGCACGGTGATGGCTGGTGACTAGCCaggtgagccttgagctcgccgacGCCAGGGTGAGGCTTTGGCGAGTTTGAGTctcgctagatccggtgaggggcgagctcgagcttcgAATCCGGGCGAGGTTCGAGCCAAGCCGATTTGGTGAGACTCGAACTTGCCGGCGTTGGGTGaggggcgagcttgagcctcgccgacgTTTGGCAAGGCTCGAACCTCACCAATCTAgggagccttgagctcgccaacgagcaagcttgaggctcgcaGACATTGGCGAGCCGggcaagcttgaggctcgctCGTGGCGGTGGTcgggcaaagaagaagaacaaaaaagaaaagagaaaaagaaaagaaaactatattcttaaaaaaaaaaattaatttttaaaaagtaaaaaatcgaatttttaaaaataattattttaaaaattataaaaattgtccattaaatttgtgttgtataaaaatattttagcaatactatttttaattttttttaagtttagttaaatagATTGAGTATAAGTCGAGTATAGGTCGGGTTTGATATAGGTCATAAATGGTTTAAATGAGTCGATTTGAGTCGGAccaacccaacccgacccacccgttcgTTTAATGGGTCTAGCGATGATCATCAATGGGATGGTGTTATTGTTATTCATCCGTTAGGTCATGTAGGCATGTCGGTCCTGTTAGTTATTCATGTAATTTTCACAAAAGAAACAGCGCACGACTCCACAGATGACAATGAAAGTCCACAAACGCGTCAAATAACCAACAAACGCTTTGAACCACACCAAAATCACGGAAAATCTACATAACTCGGTTCTggcattttcacaaacacaTGACGGGCGTCGACTGAAGGGAGACTATTGAATTAACTGGGAGTCAAACCGTGCCGAGACGCTTAGCAATCGATAAGCAGAGATCGAAATGCAGCTTAGCACGACATAGATGGGGGCTGGGACTCGCACAAACCGTACCACGACGAAGCCCGGTCCGACGAGCCGAAACAGGGCACAAAGCAGGGCAAACGGGGGCTGTTGGTGGTGCTCTCTACCCGGCTCGGCGGCGGCGAATGGTGGGCGAGATCCATAGATCGGGCCACGTCCGTTCGCCTCGCGCGCCTCCGAGCTGGGATCCTCGAGGAGTCGACCCAAAtcggaaaaataagaaaaaaagagcagCCGGGTCTTACCACTTTTTCGAGGCGGAGGAGGGGTAGAAGTTGGCCGGGACTCTGttctccctccctttctctcacggctctctctctcttccaagcCCCGTACCCGACGCCAGCCCGTTGCTGGCCAGCCTGTCCTGACCGCGTCACTCGCGACATTCCTCGTTGTCCTTTGACGTACGCTGTCCTTCGTTGCGTCGTCCTTCTGCCCTTGTCACCGAGCTACCGTCCAAGCCGAgcagggaagagagaaggagaagaagagaagggggccGGGCTGGCAAAAGGAATAGGTGGGCCGGCCCGCgaggggaagaaggagggaaAGATGAACAAGGAAGAGGGAGCCGGGCCAGCCCAGGCCCGGCCCTCTTccgccttttttcttttttaaatatttttttaaattaaagtttTAATGGATGCTAGTTATGCATTGTAGTTGAATGAAGATTATTTTTGCTATGGGTTaaaatcaatccctaatttttttatgtaatttaaaacttaaatgAATAGTGTCAATAATCATCTCCATCTAATTCCAAGTCTCACGCATGTGTACATAATCAACCTCGTGTGTGAGACGTGGCTAACCTGCCACATTATTCGAGAATCATGCTTACATTACAAAAACATGCGTCTGACAAAATGCAGTTTGCGGATGGCATGTGTCATTGATTGCCtttcaatgaaatgaaatctacGACGCATTCCTTTATTTTCGGCTAGTTctaagaaatcatatttatcTCTTTAGAAGATTGAGTAAAAgggaaatttaggtgtcaattaGGTAGTTAGACTATTGACATCTGAATTTTGGTAACCTATTTAGTTATTTAGGTTACATAAGAAAATTGAGAGTTGATCCAActcctaaaaataataaaaatatcactTGCATCATTCACATTTGTATTCTTTTTGCTTAAGTCATGATGTGACTTCTCTTCGATGCTACCATGGACTGATGCACGGACAAGCGCACGAAGGATCATCTCCCATAAATAGCTGGCCGTCACGACCTCTTTATCTCGGTCAAGAattcaaaaggagagagaggcaATCGCGATCGGCAAAGCGAGAATATTTATAGTTAGAGACGAAACAGCGGAATTTGGTAACGCTAAAGAGATAAATTCGGTGGGAATCTGATAATGGGCTAGCAAAACGGAAGAGATTTTTGAGATGGGATGAAGACTCAGATTTCGGTGATCGATCATTGGTCAGAAGGCAACTAGAGATTGAGCCATTGAATTTTTCCCTAAGGAAGGTGATAAAAATCAGCGGATGTGATCTCTCTTCCCACAATTGACGTACGGGCTGTTGGgaaatttttccatagaaatgcGATATCATCTCCCGGTTGTTAAAGAGGTCTATTTGAAAAAGTTGTGATCAGCATCTAGCGTCCGTGGGTATCATCATTTCAAGAGCAAATCTTCATCCGCGGTTGCTCTCCTCCGCACTCCGCCGCCCACCACCACTCCGTAAGCCAAGCCACCATATCCTACTCTCCATCCGCGACGTTGCCCTGACGTGGTCATTCATCTCATCAATGCTGACGTCAGCTACCGCGCCTCCGCCTTGCTCAGCCGCAACTTCCAGGCGCAGTGACTGACATGATGTCGGGTCGCTGACGAGCCTCACTATCACGCACAGCAGCTAGGCCGAGAAGTCCAGCGAATCCAGCCACGGCCAGTTATCCCAGTAGGTCTTCTAGACCTCCTTGCAAGCTTTCAGGTTTCCTGGCAAAGCAGCTTGGCACCGGTGGTCATTTAGCGACATTGGCGATTGTCTGTGGCGTTTCTAGCTAACATCCGTCCTTGCCATTACGTTCAAGAGTCGCTAGTTCCCTCGGCAAGCCCCTTTTGCAAACTCCGGCATTGAACAACGGTCGTCAATCCTCGCTGCCGTATCTTCACCGGCTACACTCTCTTGCCAATACCCACCAGAAGGCGTCGCGCCTTTCCTCGCTTCGATTGTCTTAGGTTAATCTTTGCTCAAGGTAAGCTGGGTTTGTctaaattcattttaatatatggtttttaaatgcatgtaattagttaatagaagcttATGCTATCACGATTTGATCCGATCCTTTCCTTTTGGACCTTTAAGCACTAAGATCGAACTCTAACCATAACGTGTATTTCAATACATCGACATTGCTTGTCACTGTCTTGTACATATTTAGAGTTTTGCACAAGTTCATAGGGCAAGGCATTTTAGTGTTAAGAGTATCCGTAGATTTAGGGTAGTTCATGGTTTTTACTAAtcgaaaacaaaagagaaaaaagaatgtTACTTGTGTTTTATATCACGTAATTCACGTCATCTAGAAAATCACATTAAAATCACAGTTTTGATAATTATGTGTTGAATATTGGAATAATTAGTCATTGCATTTCATGCATTATTCATATTGCACATcgtaaaaagagaaatatgaaAAAAGTCAGCATTGCATCACTAAGTTGATATTCGTTGAGCAAAAGTCAGTATGTCACATGTAGGGTCCTAGGATATAATTAGCTGTTTTCGTTAACATAAatataatacaaagaaaaagcATTTCATATAACTTGCATCCTAGGATTAGTCCATGATTAATTCTATCTTATGTCATAGCATTCTCGGCATATCATATCGCTAGCTTTAGGAATTGATCCCGTATCACTGCATATAGCCAATTCATTATAGCATAGCATGCATGACATTTAGGACTTTATGTTACTTCATCG
This Eucalyptus grandis isolate ANBG69807.140 chromosome 7, ASM1654582v1, whole genome shotgun sequence DNA region includes the following protein-coding sequences:
- the LOC104452605 gene encoding disease resistance protein RPV1, yielding MDLLELEVSDVRIVGIHGRDGIGKTALAKIIYDKISLRFDACSFLAEIEETTRQPGGVHYLQTKLIYNILKREHEVASAFEGVQFFKEIFRSMKVLIVIDDVEKASLLKEFVGAELDWFGCGSRVIVTSKESRVLQGFVARGLAHTYNVNLMDGNRAFNFFWQYAATGKSDELRSYVNIAIEIVKAAMGLPLLVKVFGSFLQYKGLEEWIKFKDLMQQFQEDYQKILSIIYDTLGKGLKLMYLNLASFPPDVDCRIASLVWCQLPRPPRPSHPHLPHPIIQPHHFNHPVSVLCQMSLIEIDENKLGMHSMLRCLAREIVHERFHDPGTGAELYGPAIAQDRKKGKRKRDHLETKEAGCEILPSTTFLSLGRANIGRQFAGALLNVRWLQWQGCPQDAISMHLEKNENLVILDLSWSKVTESWGGWNRIKMECLKVLNLKGCTDLLVTPSFSCCPNLEILILKRCSRLVHLDSSINDLKSLVTLNLKFCSELSMLPVKMDGLNALEELLIDGTSVRELPTSIGKLVRLQILSATNCLSLVRFPGSFCELKALSELALDNAKILELPESIGDLGYLRRLSLKDCRGLGKLPESIGKLGHSLEKLDISGTGVSSLPDSTKNLRRLKVLKMDSCFIREFPYIGKLISLEERTEASRYSYIEPSIRNTVLAKTSDSGFATLQLSQRVAYASP
- the LOC120295288 gene encoding disease resistance protein RPV1-like, whose product is MADSRSRKRREVAPSFGREGESRKQEKLKSGAESSVAELSDLIEDKPARLNQDDVILSYIGSDSPIGFVGSLCRCLEADGIRVFRVGDIPSILPEELRLSVSSSNIYIPIFSTAYANSPQCLETLALMVEHSSRSGGKKEILPVFYHVERSDVQLDQKSRYRDVLDEHKQEFGGEKVKLWETALVGAGKIKGWERSSYKIEKELITAIVGEILFKLMIAHNHVSEDLSTGDNPMLSDRTLVYFFAHILFSSRVLSPKDCNC